A portion of the Streptomyces sp. YPW6 genome contains these proteins:
- a CDS encoding DEAD/DEAH box helicase family protein, giving the protein MSSADGVPQASDPRLVRLAGRTRNFGFLLPHLPLLVVYGSAAESHVFSDPNTSLIKSRQFAEAMAADLVSRGRVRAEGTTQFDRLRALEREGYLHGDVGTAFHEVRTLGNDANHSGLDDADDAFRALRTCFRLGVWYHRLLTGSREHLPFVPPSPDHTPAAENARLLQDVAQARRELEEARLSYHDQASQAQAEQAARSVVERELAQAHAEREEMARAVAAMQHQLKELQAAAEATQLDRRHTAITDRAAASAAVAERARLLDNAEQASREPLSEVQVRKRLDAMLAAAGWDVQDGGADLNLHIRGDRRGNGVAVREVTTAQGRADYALYVDRKLVGVIEAKREGADLSAAETQADRYADHLTDAQQRFNAWRTPLPFRYVSDGGETRFRSVLDPDSRTRRIFSFHQPRTLARWVRQAEEDEQAPSYRARLRHRMPDLEERPLRPAQIKAVRGVENSLALGKGQQGMGQARALVQMATGAGKTFTAVTFSYRILKHARAERVLFLVDRNNLGAQAFAEFENFKTPDTDRKFADLYNVQRLGAEGMLTSSKVVISTVQRLYMELTGASLPGAVQWDGEIEYDIDVPGGIDVGYNADIPPEAFDLIIVDECHRSIYGKWRSVLEYFDALIVGLTATPVAQTFGYFNGNLVSEYSYQEAVADRVNVDFSVYEIETRITAQGGVIAQGTIPVRDRRTRRQRYEDIDEDIAYGANQVGVGVISKDQLRTVVQTFHDRLFTEIFPERAKREPATGALLWDEIYVPKTLVFAKNDNHAEEIVEVVRDVFGKGNDFCAKITSAARNATERLAAFRNLPDLRIAVTVDMIATGTDVKPLECLLFLRDVKSWAYFEQMKGRGARTLSLTEFEKVTPGVGPKTRFVIVDAVGVTKKPKVDAAPLERHTDKQISLEKLLRKTAANTIEEEEVSTLAARLAKLDIQMTDEERAEIQRLSGGLELTKIVHKMVDAVSADRQLEAREAAQRAGRDPEHAVRDLVERAVRPLAAQPPLRARLLEMRRAKDILYDETGTDELLGAGAVVEDEDSALRTVRDWRQYIADNRDEIAAMSIAFSAGSDVPPSTAMNRLDDVARSIARPPRAWTPDRLWQAYERLGEAVTDGARRTRSVSDLLALLRYELAGGAERGAPAPRPYEEVVRERYRAWIARQEQMGNRFTTRQRWWLDRIAEATARRVRFDTADLDYPPFTKHNGTDGFIAEFGGKRAEHIITELDRELSA; this is encoded by the coding sequence ATGAGCAGCGCAGACGGGGTGCCGCAGGCGTCGGACCCCCGACTTGTACGCTTGGCAGGACGGACCCGCAATTTCGGCTTCCTGCTGCCGCACCTCCCGCTGCTCGTCGTCTATGGAAGCGCCGCCGAGAGTCATGTCTTCAGTGACCCGAACACGTCTCTGATCAAATCCCGCCAGTTCGCCGAGGCCATGGCGGCCGACCTGGTCAGCCGAGGGCGGGTCCGCGCAGAAGGCACCACCCAGTTCGACCGGCTGCGAGCCCTGGAGCGGGAGGGCTACCTCCACGGCGACGTGGGCACCGCCTTCCACGAGGTGCGCACCCTCGGCAACGACGCGAACCACTCGGGGCTCGACGACGCCGACGACGCCTTCCGAGCTCTGCGTACCTGCTTCCGCCTCGGAGTCTGGTACCACCGGCTGCTCACCGGCTCACGTGAGCACCTGCCGTTCGTGCCGCCCAGCCCCGACCACACCCCCGCCGCCGAGAACGCCCGTCTTCTCCAGGATGTCGCCCAGGCACGCAGAGAACTGGAAGAGGCCCGTCTCAGCTACCACGACCAGGCATCCCAGGCCCAGGCCGAACAGGCCGCCCGGAGCGTCGTCGAACGCGAGCTCGCCCAGGCGCACGCCGAGCGCGAGGAAATGGCCCGCGCGGTCGCCGCCATGCAGCATCAGCTCAAGGAGCTCCAGGCCGCTGCCGAGGCGACCCAGCTCGACCGCCGTCACACCGCCATCACCGACCGAGCCGCCGCCTCGGCGGCCGTCGCCGAGCGCGCCCGCCTCCTTGACAACGCGGAGCAGGCATCCCGCGAACCGCTCAGCGAAGTGCAGGTCCGCAAGCGACTCGACGCCATGCTCGCGGCAGCCGGCTGGGACGTCCAAGACGGCGGCGCGGACCTTAACCTTCACATCCGGGGCGACCGCCGGGGCAATGGTGTAGCCGTCCGCGAGGTCACTACGGCCCAGGGCCGCGCCGACTACGCCCTCTACGTCGACCGCAAGCTCGTCGGCGTCATCGAGGCCAAGCGTGAGGGCGCCGACCTATCCGCCGCGGAGACCCAGGCCGACCGCTACGCCGACCATCTCACCGACGCCCAGCAGCGTTTCAACGCCTGGCGCACCCCGCTCCCGTTCCGCTACGTCAGCGACGGCGGCGAGACCCGCTTCCGGTCCGTTCTCGACCCGGACTCCCGCACCCGCCGCATCTTCTCCTTCCACCAGCCGCGCACCCTGGCCCGCTGGGTGCGCCAGGCCGAGGAGGACGAGCAGGCTCCCAGCTACCGTGCCAGGCTGCGCCACCGCATGCCCGACCTCGAGGAACGCCCCCTGCGCCCCGCACAGATCAAAGCGGTACGCGGCGTGGAGAACTCGCTGGCACTGGGCAAGGGGCAACAGGGCATGGGCCAGGCCCGTGCCCTCGTCCAGATGGCCACAGGCGCCGGCAAGACGTTCACGGCCGTCACATTCTCGTACCGGATCCTCAAGCACGCCCGCGCCGAGCGCGTCCTGTTCCTCGTGGACCGCAACAACCTCGGCGCGCAGGCGTTCGCCGAGTTCGAGAACTTCAAGACCCCGGACACCGATCGCAAGTTCGCCGACCTCTACAACGTCCAGCGTCTCGGCGCGGAGGGCATGCTCACGTCCTCCAAGGTCGTGATCTCCACCGTGCAGCGCCTTTACATGGAGCTCACCGGTGCGAGCCTGCCGGGGGCCGTGCAATGGGACGGGGAGATCGAGTACGACATCGATGTGCCCGGCGGCATCGACGTCGGCTACAACGCGGACATCCCCCCGGAGGCGTTCGACCTGATCATTGTGGACGAGTGCCACCGTTCCATCTACGGCAAATGGCGCTCCGTCCTCGAATACTTCGACGCACTTATCGTCGGCCTCACTGCCACCCCCGTCGCCCAGACCTTCGGCTACTTCAACGGCAACCTTGTCAGCGAATACTCATACCAGGAGGCCGTGGCCGACCGCGTCAACGTCGACTTCTCCGTCTACGAGATCGAGACGCGGATAACCGCCCAGGGCGGCGTCATCGCACAGGGCACCATCCCGGTCCGTGACCGCCGCACGCGCCGCCAGCGCTACGAGGACATCGACGAGGACATCGCGTATGGCGCGAACCAGGTCGGTGTCGGGGTCATCAGCAAGGACCAGCTCCGTACGGTCGTCCAGACCTTTCACGACCGGTTGTTCACGGAGATCTTTCCCGAGCGGGCGAAGCGCGAGCCGGCCACGGGAGCTCTGCTGTGGGACGAGATTTACGTGCCCAAGACGCTGGTCTTCGCCAAGAACGACAATCACGCGGAGGAGATCGTCGAGGTTGTCCGCGACGTTTTCGGTAAGGGCAACGACTTCTGCGCGAAGATCACCAGCGCTGCCCGCAACGCCACGGAACGCCTCGCCGCCTTCCGTAATCTTCCCGACCTTCGCATCGCGGTCACGGTCGACATGATCGCCACCGGCACGGACGTCAAGCCGCTGGAGTGCCTGCTCTTCCTCCGGGACGTCAAGAGTTGGGCCTATTTCGAGCAGATGAAGGGGCGCGGCGCCCGGACTCTGTCCCTCACGGAGTTCGAGAAGGTCACCCCCGGCGTGGGCCCGAAAACCCGCTTCGTGATCGTGGACGCGGTCGGTGTGACGAAGAAGCCGAAGGTCGACGCGGCACCGCTGGAACGTCACACCGACAAACAGATCAGCCTCGAGAAGCTGCTCCGCAAGACCGCCGCGAACACCATCGAGGAAGAAGAGGTCTCCACCCTAGCGGCCCGCCTCGCTAAACTCGACATTCAGATGACGGACGAGGAGCGGGCCGAGATTCAGCGTCTGAGCGGTGGACTGGAGCTGACGAAGATCGTCCATAAAATGGTCGACGCCGTTTCGGCGGACCGGCAACTGGAGGCCCGCGAGGCTGCCCAGCGCGCTGGCCGCGACCCCGAGCACGCGGTACGCGACCTCGTCGAACGGGCCGTGCGGCCCCTCGCCGCCCAGCCACCGCTGCGGGCTCGGCTGCTGGAGATGCGGCGGGCGAAGGACATCCTCTACGACGAGACCGGCACGGACGAGCTGCTCGGGGCGGGCGCGGTTGTGGAGGACGAGGACTCGGCGCTGCGGACCGTCCGGGACTGGCGCCAGTACATCGCCGACAATCGGGACGAGATCGCGGCCATGTCCATCGCGTTCAGCGCTGGCTCGGACGTGCCACCGAGCACAGCCATGAACAGGCTTGACGACGTGGCCCGCAGCATTGCCCGTCCACCGCGTGCCTGGACCCCGGACCGGCTCTGGCAGGCGTACGAGCGACTCGGCGAGGCGGTGACCGACGGCGCCCGTCGCACACGCTCGGTCTCCGATCTGCTTGCTCTGCTCCGCTACGAGCTTGCGGGCGGCGCGGAGCGGGGGGCGCCGGCTCCACGTCCGTACGAGGAGGTGGTGCGGGAGCGCTACCGGGCGTGGATCGCCCGCCAGGAACAGATGGGCAACCGGTTCACGACGCGTCAGCGCTGGTGGCTCGACCGCATCGCCGAAGCCACGGCCAGGCGTGTACGCTTCGACACCGCTGACCTGGATTACCCCCCTTTCACCAAACACAATGGTACGGACGGCTTCATCGCCGAATTCGGGGGAAAGAGGGCCGAACACATCATCACTGAACTAGACAGGGAGCTGAGCGCGTGA
- a CDS encoding class I SAM-dependent DNA methyltransferase — MSSSTETPASESSANVEAESAPGAATPRVAGAKGETKAASAAPVSTSTLVNRLWSYCELLRHSGVSTLDYVEQLTYLLFLKMADERASRPAVFRRNAPEHPLVPEGRDWKSLMTRSAEALLDHYEFILKDLGQRGGTMLGEVFTKAQNKIQEPAVLERLIKDLIDPYTWTTENQDLKGDAYEGLLQRGAEDRKTGAGQYFTPRPLIDAMVDCVRPKPGETITDPACGTGGFLIAAHAHLVQHYEDELYGDKGRALQTGAITGYELVRETGRLALMNMLLHGIGNSEAKPLITIQDSLARPPKRHYDMVLANPPFGVGSVTGQSYTARTDFWAQTTNKQLNFVQHIYNLLKTNGRAALVLPDNILFESGAGETIRRNLLNLCDVHTLLRLPTGIFYANGVKANVLFFDKTGQRTGGRPGTRKLWVYDFRTEQRFTLKQRQLGRQHLDDFVAAYHSGGTDLTKRTPSGRFRAYEYDELISRDKVNLDLTVLKSDCATTAAYASPDVIAQEIVDELEVALAEFTAVAQALKKDAPPSGSET; from the coding sequence ATGAGCAGCAGTACTGAGACCCCAGCCTCCGAGAGCTCCGCCAACGTGGAGGCCGAGTCCGCACCCGGCGCGGCCACCCCCCGCGTGGCCGGAGCCAAGGGCGAGACCAAGGCTGCCTCGGCGGCCCCCGTCTCGACCTCCACCCTCGTCAACCGCCTCTGGTCGTACTGCGAACTGCTCCGCCACTCCGGCGTCTCGACCCTCGACTACGTCGAGCAGCTCACATACCTCCTCTTCCTGAAGATGGCCGACGAGCGTGCCAGCCGTCCGGCCGTCTTCCGGCGCAATGCTCCCGAACATCCTCTCGTGCCCGAGGGCCGGGACTGGAAGAGCCTGATGACCCGGTCCGCCGAGGCGCTGCTCGACCACTACGAGTTCATCCTCAAAGACCTCGGCCAGCGCGGCGGCACCATGCTCGGCGAGGTCTTCACCAAGGCGCAGAATAAGATCCAGGAACCGGCGGTCCTCGAACGGCTGATCAAGGACCTGATCGATCCCTACACCTGGACCACCGAGAACCAGGACCTCAAGGGCGACGCCTACGAAGGCCTCCTCCAGCGCGGAGCCGAGGACCGCAAGACCGGCGCGGGTCAGTACTTCACACCCCGCCCCCTCATCGACGCGATGGTCGACTGCGTGCGGCCGAAGCCCGGTGAGACCATCACCGACCCCGCGTGCGGCACCGGCGGCTTCCTCATCGCGGCGCACGCCCACCTCGTCCAGCACTACGAGGACGAACTCTACGGCGACAAGGGACGAGCCCTTCAAACCGGTGCGATCACCGGCTACGAGCTCGTCCGCGAGACCGGCCGCCTCGCCCTGATGAACATGCTGCTACACGGCATCGGAAACTCCGAGGCCAAGCCGCTCATCACCATTCAGGACTCACTCGCCCGCCCTCCGAAGCGGCACTACGACATGGTGCTCGCCAACCCGCCCTTCGGTGTCGGCTCGGTGACCGGCCAGTCGTACACGGCTCGCACCGACTTCTGGGCGCAGACGACCAACAAGCAGCTCAACTTCGTCCAGCACATCTACAACCTGCTGAAGACCAACGGCCGGGCTGCCCTCGTCCTCCCCGACAACATCCTCTTCGAGAGCGGCGCCGGCGAGACTATTCGCAGGAACCTTCTCAACCTCTGCGACGTCCACACCCTCCTGCGCCTGCCAACCGGCATCTTCTACGCCAATGGCGTCAAGGCCAACGTCCTGTTCTTCGATAAGACGGGCCAGCGCACCGGAGGCCGCCCCGGCACCCGCAAGCTCTGGGTCTACGACTTCCGCACCGAACAGCGCTTCACGCTCAAGCAGCGTCAGCTGGGCCGTCAACACCTCGACGACTTCGTCGCCGCCTACCACTCCGGCGGCACGGACCTCACCAAACGCACCCCGAGCGGCCGTTTCCGCGCCTACGAGTACGACGAGCTGATCTCACGGGACAAAGTCAACCTCGACCTCACAGTCCTCAAGTCCGATTGCGCCACGACCGCGGCGTATGCGTCTCCGGACGTGATCGCCCAGGAGATCGTCGACGAGCTCGAAGTGGCACTGGCCGAGTTCACTGCCGTGGCCCAGGCCCTGAAGAAGGATGCACCGCCGTCGGGTAGCGAAACGTAG
- a CDS encoding metallopeptidase TldD-related protein, with protein MSRVSKPYEIVERALELSTADGLVVIADEQSSANLRWAGNALTTNGVTRGRTLTVIATVDGAEGTASGVVSRSAVTTDDLEPLVRAAEAAARGAGPAEDAQPLVSGVPASPDFTDAPAETGSEVFADFAPALGEAFARARSGGRELYGFANHELTSTYVGTSTGLRLRHDQPNGTLELNAKSPDRTRSAWAGRATRDFKDVDPAAMDAELAQRLRWAERRIELPAGRYETLLPPTAVADLLIYQLWSSTARDAVEGRTVFSTPGGGTRLGEQLAPLPLTLRSDPHAPGLESAPFVIAHSSGDSGSVFDNGLPLAPTDWVRGGRLERLTTTRHSAGLTGLPVAPGIDNLLLEGGGERSLEEMVAATTGRALLLTCLWYIREVDPATLLLTGLTRDGVYLVEDGEVVGEVNNFRFNESPVDLLSRASEAGRTERTLPREWGDWFTRAAMPALRIPDFNMSSVSRGV; from the coding sequence ATGAGCCGCGTCAGCAAGCCGTACGAGATCGTCGAGCGGGCTCTGGAGCTGTCCACCGCGGACGGCCTGGTGGTCATCGCCGACGAGCAGTCCTCCGCCAATCTGCGCTGGGCGGGCAACGCGCTCACCACGAACGGGGTGACCCGGGGGCGGACCCTGACCGTCATCGCGACCGTGGACGGGGCCGAGGGAACCGCCTCCGGTGTCGTATCGCGGTCCGCCGTGACCACGGACGACCTGGAGCCGCTGGTCCGCGCCGCCGAGGCCGCCGCCCGGGGCGCCGGTCCGGCGGAGGACGCGCAGCCGCTGGTGAGCGGGGTGCCCGCCTCTCCCGACTTCACGGACGCGCCCGCCGAGACCGGCTCGGAGGTCTTCGCGGACTTCGCCCCGGCGCTCGGCGAGGCCTTCGCGCGCGCCCGTTCCGGGGGCCGTGAGCTTTACGGCTTCGCCAACCACGAGCTGACCTCGACGTACGTGGGGACGTCGACAGGGCTGCGGCTGCGGCACGACCAGCCGAACGGGACGCTGGAGCTGAACGCGAAGTCGCCGGACCGGACGCGTTCGGCGTGGGCGGGCCGGGCGACCCGGGACTTCAAGGACGTCGACCCGGCGGCCATGGACGCGGAGCTGGCACAGCGGCTGCGCTGGGCCGAGCGGCGCATCGAGCTGCCCGCCGGGCGGTACGAGACGCTGCTGCCGCCGACCGCGGTGGCGGACCTGCTGATCTACCAGCTCTGGTCGTCGACCGCGCGGGACGCGGTGGAGGGCCGGACGGTGTTCTCCACGCCGGGCGGCGGGACCAGGCTGGGCGAGCAGCTCGCTCCGCTCCCCCTCACCCTGCGCAGCGACCCGCACGCCCCGGGTCTGGAGTCGGCGCCGTTCGTGATCGCCCACTCCTCCGGCGACAGCGGTTCCGTCTTCGACAACGGGCTGCCGCTCGCCCCGACGGACTGGGTCCGGGGCGGGAGGCTGGAGCGGCTGACCACGACCCGGCACTCGGCGGGCCTGACCGGCCTCCCGGTCGCCCCGGGCATCGACAACCTGCTCCTGGAGGGCGGCGGCGAGCGGTCCCTGGAGGAGATGGTCGCCGCGACGACCGGCCGGGCGCTGCTGCTGACCTGCCTCTGGTACATCCGCGAGGTGGACCCGGCGACGCTGCTGCTGACCGGGCTGACCCGGGACGGCGTCTATCTGGTCGAGGACGGCGAGGTGGTCGGCGAGGTGAACAACTTCCGGTTCAACGAGTCGCCGGTGGACCTCCTGTCGCGGGCCTCGGAGGCCGGGCGTACGGAGAGGACGCTGCCGCGCGAGTGGGGCGACTGGTTCACCCGGGCGGCGATGCCGGCGCTGCGCATCCCGGACTTCAACATGAGCTCGGTCAGCCGGGGAGTGTGA
- a CDS encoding TldD/PmbA family protein — protein sequence MANEIDPSFLALPSRALADAALARARALGATHADFRLERVRSASWRLRDARPAGASDSTDLGYAVRVVHGGAWGFASGVDLTMDAAAKVASQAVAMAKLSAKVIAAAGSDELVELADEPSHGERTWVSAYDVDPFSVPDEEKAALLAEWSGRLLGARGVAHVDASLTTVHENKFYADTAGTVTTQQRVRIHPQFTAVAVDGTTGEFDSMRTIAPPVGRGWEYLTGTGWDWGTELEEIPGLLAEKMRAPGVEAGAYDLVVDPSNLWLTIHESIGHATELDRALGYEAAYAGTSFATFDQLGKLAYGSPVMNVTGDRTAEHGLATVGYDDEGVAAQSWDLVKDGTLVGYQLDRRIARLTGLGRSNGCAYADSPGHVPVQRMANVSLRPDPGGLSTEDLIGGVERGIYVVGDRSWSIDMQRYNFQFTGQRFFRIENGRLAGQLRDVAYQATTTDFWGSMEKVGGPQTYVLGGAFNCGKAQPGQVAAVSHGCPSALFRGVNILNTTQEAGR from the coding sequence ATGGCCAACGAGATCGATCCATCGTTTCTGGCACTGCCGTCGCGCGCGCTGGCCGACGCGGCGCTCGCCCGAGCGCGGGCCCTGGGCGCGACGCACGCCGACTTCCGGCTGGAGCGGGTGCGCAGCGCCTCCTGGCGGCTGCGGGACGCGCGGCCGGCCGGGGCGTCGGACAGCACGGACCTCGGGTACGCGGTCCGGGTGGTGCACGGCGGAGCCTGGGGGTTCGCGTCCGGGGTCGATCTGACGATGGACGCGGCCGCGAAGGTGGCCTCGCAGGCCGTCGCGATGGCCAAGCTGTCGGCGAAGGTGATCGCCGCGGCCGGCTCGGACGAGCTGGTGGAGCTGGCGGACGAGCCGTCGCACGGGGAGCGGACCTGGGTCTCGGCGTACGACGTCGACCCCTTCTCCGTACCGGACGAGGAGAAGGCGGCGCTGCTCGCCGAGTGGAGCGGGCGGCTGCTGGGAGCGCGGGGCGTCGCGCACGTGGACGCGTCTCTGACCACCGTGCACGAGAACAAGTTCTACGCGGACACGGCGGGCACCGTCACCACGCAGCAACGGGTGCGGATCCACCCGCAGTTCACCGCCGTGGCGGTGGACGGCACGACCGGTGAGTTCGACTCGATGCGCACGATCGCCCCGCCGGTGGGCCGGGGCTGGGAGTATCTGACCGGCACCGGCTGGGACTGGGGCACCGAGCTGGAGGAGATCCCCGGGCTGCTGGCCGAGAAGATGCGGGCGCCGGGCGTCGAGGCGGGGGCGTACGACCTGGTCGTCGATCCGTCGAACCTGTGGCTGACGATCCACGAGTCGATCGGCCACGCCACCGAGCTGGACCGGGCGCTGGGGTACGAGGCGGCGTACGCGGGGACCTCGTTCGCCACCTTCGACCAGCTCGGCAAGCTGGCGTACGGCTCCCCCGTGATGAACGTGACCGGAGACCGCACGGCCGAGCACGGGCTCGCGACCGTCGGGTACGACGACGAGGGCGTCGCGGCGCAGTCGTGGGACCTGGTGAAGGACGGCACGCTCGTCGGCTACCAGCTGGACCGCAGGATCGCCAGGCTCACGGGCCTCGGCCGCTCCAACGGCTGCGCGTACGCGGACTCGCCGGGCCATGTCCCCGTCCAGCGCATGGCGAACGTGTCGTTGCGGCCGGATCCGGGCGGGCTGTCCACGGAGGACCTGATCGGCGGGGTCGAGCGCGGGATCTACGTGGTCGGCGACCGGTCGTGGTCCATCGACATGCAGCGCTACAACTTCCAGTTCACCGGGCAGCGGTTCTTCCGGATCGAGAACGGCAGGCTCGCCGGACAGCTGCGCGATGTGGCGTACCAGGCGACGACCACGGACTTCTGGGGCTCGATGGAGAAGGTCGGCGGCCCCCAGACGTACGTGCTCGGCGGCGCGTTCAACTGCGGCAAGGCCCAGCCGGGCCAGGTCGCGGCGGTCTCGCACGGCTGCCCCTCCGCCCTCTTCCGGGGCGTCAACATCCTCAACACGACGCAGGAGGCCGGGCGATGA
- the tyrS gene encoding tyrosine--tRNA ligase — MTDIVDELKWRGLFAQSTDEDALRKALADGPVTFYCGFDPTAASLHVGHLVQVLTMRRLQQAGLKPLALVGGATGQIGDPRPTAERTLNDPETIAAWVQRLRGQIEPFLTFEGPNAATMVNNLDWTAGLSAIEFLRDIGKHFRVNKMLTKDSVARRLESQEGISYTEFSYQLLQGMDFLELYRRHGCTLQQGGSDQWGNLTAGIDLIHRLEPGAVVHALATPLMTKADGTKFGKSESGAVWLDPEMTTPYAFYQFWLNVDDRDVSRYLRILSFKSREELEELEKLTEERPQARSAQRALAEELTTLVHGGAQCAAVIAASKALFGQGDLAELDEATLSAALSEVPHATVAELGPLVDLLVEVGLAPSKSGARRTVKEGGAYVNNVKVADGEIAPDAGELLHGRWLVLRRGKKNLAAVEVSPAG, encoded by the coding sequence GTGACGGACATCGTCGACGAGCTGAAGTGGCGCGGGCTGTTCGCCCAGTCCACTGACGAGGACGCATTGCGCAAGGCTCTCGCGGACGGTCCCGTCACCTTCTATTGCGGCTTCGACCCGACCGCGGCCAGCCTGCACGTGGGGCACCTGGTGCAGGTGCTCACCATGCGGCGGCTCCAGCAGGCGGGGCTGAAGCCGCTGGCACTGGTCGGCGGGGCGACGGGCCAGATCGGCGACCCGCGGCCCACCGCGGAGCGGACGCTGAACGACCCGGAGACCATCGCGGCGTGGGTGCAGCGGCTGCGGGGGCAGATCGAGCCCTTCCTCACCTTCGAGGGCCCCAACGCCGCGACCATGGTGAACAACCTGGACTGGACCGCGGGCCTGTCCGCGATCGAGTTCCTGCGGGACATCGGGAAGCACTTCCGGGTCAACAAGATGCTCACCAAGGACTCGGTCGCCCGGCGGCTGGAGTCGCAGGAGGGCATCAGCTACACCGAGTTCAGCTACCAGCTGCTCCAGGGCATGGACTTCCTGGAGCTGTACCGCCGGCACGGGTGCACCCTCCAGCAGGGCGGCAGCGACCAGTGGGGCAACCTCACCGCGGGCATCGACCTGATCCACCGGCTGGAGCCGGGGGCGGTCGTGCACGCACTGGCGACGCCGCTGATGACGAAGGCGGACGGCACGAAGTTCGGCAAGTCCGAGAGCGGCGCCGTGTGGCTCGACCCGGAGATGACGACGCCGTACGCGTTCTACCAGTTCTGGCTGAACGTGGACGACCGGGACGTCTCCCGCTACCTGCGCATCCTCAGCTTCAAGAGCCGCGAGGAGCTGGAGGAGCTGGAGAAGCTGACCGAGGAGCGGCCGCAGGCCCGTTCGGCGCAGCGGGCGCTGGCCGAGGAGCTGACGACGCTGGTGCACGGCGGTGCGCAGTGCGCTGCCGTGATCGCGGCGTCGAAGGCGCTGTTCGGCCAGGGCGACCTGGCCGAACTGGACGAGGCGACGCTGAGCGCGGCCCTGTCCGAGGTGCCCCACGCCACCGTCGCCGAGCTGGGCCCGCTGGTGGACCTGCTGGTCGAGGTGGGGCTCGCGCCCAGCAAGTCGGGGGCGCGCCGCACGGTCAAGGAGGGCGGCGCCTACGTGAACAACGTGAAGGTCGCCGACGGCGAGATCGCGCCGGATGCCGGGGAGCTGCTGCACGGGCGCTGGCTGGTGCTGCGCCGCGGCAAGAAGAACCTGGCGGCCGTGGAGGTCAGCCCGGCGGGCTGA
- a CDS encoding restriction endonuclease subunit S, producing the protein MTTDSGTGPEPEGSGVEEGVARELPKGWVRATIGELCDVNPRSFDEEPSDDDLISQVPMAAVEAVSGRMDASVQVRYGDLKKKSLTRFQENDVLFAKITPCMENGKIAKAQGLTGGRALGSTEFHVLRSRGAILPEYLMHFLLQSHVRTEAERHMVGAVGQRRVPRPYLAELELPVPPLVEQHRIVAKLDDQLARVEAGEAALTLAAAKLDDLVHAARFRCVWPTSGNSLPEGWTWGTVGNVLERIEAGKSFACLPRVARDGEWGVIKVSAMTWGEFREGENKALPPEREPNPSYEIRDGDILVSRANTVDYVGAPVMVRGTRAKLMLSDKSLRLVPKAGVDKDWLIEVLLSRPVRSQYSAAATGTSDSMRNISQRAVRSARIPIPPQGAGQKRVAAAVSDAMRRVIPLKAPLDEQAYEARRLRNALLHAAFTGTLVPQDPDDEPASALLDRIRVQRAADIKPAKSERARRKASPAAPETPGRPVPAGTQDTLPL; encoded by the coding sequence GTGACGACCGACTCGGGAACGGGGCCGGAGCCCGAGGGCTCGGGGGTCGAGGAGGGCGTTGCGAGGGAGCTGCCGAAGGGATGGGTGCGGGCGACCATTGGCGAACTGTGCGACGTGAATCCACGGAGCTTTGATGAGGAACCGAGCGACGATGATCTAATCTCGCAGGTTCCGATGGCTGCTGTCGAGGCCGTGTCGGGACGCATGGACGCATCGGTGCAGGTGCGATATGGCGATCTGAAGAAGAAGTCGCTCACCAGGTTCCAGGAGAACGACGTACTTTTCGCAAAGATCACGCCGTGTATGGAGAACGGGAAGATCGCGAAGGCGCAGGGGCTGACTGGTGGGCGCGCTCTGGGAAGCACGGAGTTTCATGTGCTGCGGAGCCGTGGAGCCATACTCCCCGAATATTTGATGCACTTCTTGCTGCAGTCGCATGTTCGGACGGAAGCGGAGCGACACATGGTCGGTGCCGTGGGTCAGCGTCGCGTTCCGCGCCCCTATCTAGCGGAGCTGGAGCTCCCCGTGCCACCCCTCGTCGAACAGCACCGCATCGTCGCAAAGCTGGACGATCAGCTGGCACGTGTCGAGGCGGGAGAGGCAGCTTTGACTTTGGCCGCTGCGAAGCTTGACGATCTTGTCCACGCGGCGCGTTTTCGATGCGTATGGCCGACAAGTGGAAATTCGCTGCCCGAGGGTTGGACATGGGGCACGGTGGGGAACGTCCTCGAGAGAATTGAGGCAGGTAAGTCCTTTGCGTGCCTTCCAAGGGTGGCCCGTGATGGTGAATGGGGAGTCATCAAGGTCAGTGCCATGACCTGGGGTGAGTTCAGAGAAGGGGAAAATAAGGCGCTGCCCCCCGAACGTGAACCGAATCCGAGCTATGAGATTCGCGACGGCGACATTCTTGTGAGCCGTGCGAACACCGTTGACTACGTCGGCGCCCCTGTTATGGTCCGTGGCACTCGCGCCAAGTTGATGCTGAGCGACAAGAGTCTGCGGTTGGTGCCGAAGGCCGGCGTGGACAAGGACTGGCTCATTGAAGTCCTCCTGTCCCGGCCAGTGCGGTCCCAGTACTCTGCTGCGGCCACGGGGACAAGTGACTCGATGCGGAATATCTCGCAGAGGGCTGTCCGCTCCGCTCGAATTCCCATCCCTCCCCAAGGCGCGGGTCAGAAACGTGTAGCGGCAGCTGTTTCGGATGCAATGAGGCGAGTGATCCCGCTGAAAGCGCCACTGGACGAGCAGGCTTACGAAGCCAGGCGTCTCCGTAACGCCCTCCTCCACGCCGCCTTCACCGGCACCCTCGTCCCCCAGGACCCCGACGATGAGCCCGCCTCCGCCCTCCTCGACCGAATTCGCGTTCAGCGGGCCGCCGACATCAAACCGGCCAAGAGTGAGCGCGCGCGCCGCAAGGCATCCCCTGCCGCACCTGAGACCCCCGGCCGGCCGGTTCCGGCCGGTACCCAGGACACACTTCCCCTGTGA